A genomic region of Maniola hyperantus chromosome 5, iAphHyp1.2, whole genome shotgun sequence contains the following coding sequences:
- the GC gene encoding vitamin K-dependent gamma-carboxylase codes for MVNLTCLYVKLKLWSSSLYEATDIKFKEQFGFRIKEVTLGRMLAYLYAPKDSSSLAVTRILFGIAMLFDIPDERGGAIIDKRWGDPMGCHFPLVPFIRAVPLPYMAFVYTALWLGALGIALGYRYRISAWLFTVCYWYLLLIEKSFWNNHSYLFGLVALLLACTEANCYWSLDVYLGYSKSKQTVPYWNYFILKYQFFILYFMAGMKKGTAEWLTGYSVQNLSEHWVFNPFKLFLSTEQTDYLIVHWFVFVFDLTVAIWMMWSKTRHVAMIFCALFHLMNSRLFRIGMFPWVCLATMPLFYPFDWPKIITSYATKQVSKVKGGIRNHVHNSKNNHCSTSDALQDMEISDEKCNEWPGFDEDNEKTDENDVIGEEIKTKNNSDDKENDLEQKSNSDCSEFEREKISEHEENWEDRRKNVTFLLIVLHVLSQVFLPYSHFITKGYNNWTNGLYGYSWDMMVHTWDLESVVVKVVDNTNQEEFYVDPYIYTPNDRWTRHGDMVYQYAKCLKANLIEHLGTSNRYFNISIYIDVWCSMNGRFTQRIFDSKVDLLNATWSPFQSVSYLMPLLDEALGWRTVLQNIRTDVHTWSNYSDVIFVADFAGYDQEKYIPPELTNISMRVLDGNVAYQPEVSKFLNAQSYRLTKGNQIKIDPGAFHKVINIGETSAFYMYTFANNSQAFEVSPPKPKLPIGQELFQRLVNMVKFANIVGTNIFSVF; via the exons ATGGTAAACTTAACCtgtttat atgtaaaattaaaattatggtcGTCTTCCTTGTACGAAGCGACGGACATAAAGTTCAaagagcaatttggctttcgcaTTAAGGAAGTTACATTGGGACGAATGCTTGCCTATTTGTACGCGCCTAAGGATTCTTCAAGTTTAGCAGTTACAAGAATTTTGTTTG GAATAGCGATGCTCTTCGACATTCCGGACGAGCGCGGTGGAGCAATCATAGACAAGCGATGGGGAGATCCCATGGGTTGCCACTTTCCACTCGTCCCCTTTATCAGAGCTGTACCCTTGCCGTACATGGCTTTTGTCTACACTGCTCTCTGGTTAG GTGCACTAGGCATAGCCCTGGGCTACAGGTATCGTATCAGCGCATGGCTGTTCACCGTCTGCTACTGGTACCTGCTCCTCATCGAGAAGAGTTTCTGGAACAATCATAGCTATCTGTTTGGCCTGGTGGCATTACTGCTTGCTTGTACTGAAGCTAATTGTTACTG GTCGCTAGACGTATACTTAGGCTACAGCAAGAGCAAGCAGACGGTTCCTTATTGGAACTACTTCATCCTGAAGTACCAGTTCTTCATACTCTACTTCATGGCGGGCATGAAGAAGGGAACGGCAGAGTGGCTGACAGGATACTCTGTGCAGAACCTCAGCGAACACTGGGTGTTCAACCCATTCAA GCTTTTCCTGAGCACAGAGCAGACGGACTATCTAATAGTCCACTGGTTCGTGTTCGTGTTCGACCTGACGGTGGCAATCTGGATGATGTGGTCCAAGACTCGACACGTGGCGATGATCTTCTGTGCTCTGTTCCATCTCATGAACAGCAGGCTATTTAGAATCG GCATGTTTCCTTGGGTCTGCCTAGCCACGATGCCGTTGTTCTACCCTTTCGACTGGCCGAAAATTATCACGAGCTATGCGACAAAACAGGTATCAAAAGTAAAAGGAGGAATTCGCAATCATGTGCACAACAGCAAAAACAACCACTGCAGCACGAGTGATGCATTGCAAGATATGGAAATTTCCGACGAAAAATGTAACGAATGGCCTGGATTTGACGAAGACAATGAAAAAACAGACGAAAATGATGTTATCGGTGaggaaattaaaacaaaaaacaatagtGATGATAAAGAAAACGATTTAGAACAAAAATCCAATTCGGATTGCTCTGAATTTGAAAGGGAGAAAATTTCTGAACATGAAGAGAATTGGGAAGATCGGAGGAAGAATGTTACTTTCCTACTTATAGTTTTGCACGTTCTGTCGCAGGTGTTTCTACCTTATTCACACTTCATTACAAAG GGCTATAATAACTGGACAAATGGTCTCTACGGTTACTCCTGGGATATGATGGTCCACACATGGGACCTCGAATCTGTGGTCGTAAAAGTCGTGGACAACACCAACCAAGAAGAATTTTACGTTGACCCATACATTTACACACCCAATGATAGATGGACGAGGCATGGAGATATGGTGTACCAGTATGCCAAATGTTTAAAAGCGAATTTGATTGAGCATCTTGGGACCAGTAATCGGTATTTTAATATATCAATTTATATAGACGTCTGGTGCTCTATGAATGGAAGATTTACCCAGCGTATCTTTGATTCTAAAGTGGATTTGTTGAATGCAACTTGGTCGCCTTTCCAATCGGTGTCCTATCTCATGCCGTTGCTTGATGAAGCATTGGGTTGGAGGactgttttacaaaatataaggaCGGACGTACATACTTGGAGTAACTATAGCGATGTGATATTTGTCGCTGACTTTGCAG GATACGATCAAGAAAAATATATTCCACCAGAACTGACGAACATCTCTATGAGAGTATTAGACGGAAATGTGGCTTATCAACCTGAAGTCTCCAAATTTCTGAACGCACAGTCTTACCGGCTCACAAAAGGAAACCAAATCAAAATAGATCCAGGGGCCTTCCACAAAGTTATTAATATCGGGGAAACCTCagctttttatatgtatacttTTGCTAATAATTCTCAAGCATTTGAAGTTTCCCCGCCAAAACCAAAGTTGCCTATTGGTCAAGAATTATTTCAACGTCTAGTCAATATGGTTAAGTTTGCAAATATTGTTGGTACAAATATATTTagtgtattttaa